A window of the Acidobacteriota bacterium genome harbors these coding sequences:
- a CDS encoding abhydrolase domain-containing 18 yields MPAVVFGRRADIDIGVALVGLQGAGVLDADLFHAHDPRIVALPVGTDLIARLFHEWERRLVATTTDRVVRPFEWGLDWIPQAERSAVARPGHGAAAGSPADTLRGWAADATAHSERFYAAPPGRDFRFDGRQVRFPSAFRTPHPDNDTVHGRYFPASFRPGESRRAVVVLPHWNADPNSHVALAGLLARFGISAVRLSLPYHDARMPPELHRADYIVSANLGRTVQVCRQAVLDTRRAVDWLESRGYERIGVLGTSLGSCLAMLAAAHDARISAAALNHISPYFADVVWEGLSTAHVRAGLEGSIDLETLRDAWLPISPAPFLDRMRGTRTLLVYARYDLSFPVRLSRQLVAGFRRRGLDPEVFVLPCGHYSTGVAPFNWLDGFVLIRFLRRALGPLGRGSRGDPQMCR; encoded by the coding sequence ATGCCCGCTGTCGTATTCGGGCGTCGAGCGGACATCGACATAGGTGTAGCCCTCGTCGGTCTGCAGGGTGCGGGCGTCCTTGACGCCGACTTGTTTCACGCTCATGACCCGCGCATAGTAGCATTGCCGGTCGGTACGGACTTGATCGCACGGCTCTTTCACGAGTGGGAACGCCGTCTGGTCGCGACGACGACCGACCGGGTCGTCCGGCCCTTCGAATGGGGCCTCGACTGGATTCCGCAGGCCGAGCGGTCGGCCGTTGCGCGGCCGGGCCACGGCGCCGCCGCGGGCTCGCCGGCGGATACGTTGCGCGGATGGGCCGCGGACGCCACCGCCCACAGCGAGCGCTTCTACGCGGCGCCGCCGGGCCGCGACTTCCGCTTCGACGGCCGCCAGGTGCGCTTTCCCAGCGCGTTCCGGACGCCGCATCCCGACAACGACACGGTCCACGGGCGGTACTTTCCCGCGTCCTTCCGCCCCGGCGAGTCCCGCCGCGCCGTCGTGGTGCTCCCCCACTGGAACGCGGACCCGAACAGCCACGTCGCGCTCGCCGGCCTGCTCGCGCGGTTCGGGATCAGCGCGGTCCGCCTGAGCCTGCCGTACCACGACGCCCGCATGCCCCCGGAGCTGCACCGGGCCGACTACATCGTGAGCGCCAACCTCGGCCGCACGGTCCAGGTCTGCCGCCAGGCGGTCCTCGACACGCGGCGCGCCGTCGACTGGCTCGAGTCGCGGGGATACGAGCGGATCGGCGTTCTCGGCACCAGTCTGGGATCCTGCCTGGCGATGCTCGCCGCCGCGCACGATGCCCGCATCTCGGCCGCGGCCCTCAACCACATCTCGCCGTACTTCGCCGACGTCGTCTGGGAGGGGCTGTCGACGGCGCACGTGCGGGCCGGACTCGAAGGCTCCATCGATCTGGAGACGCTGCGCGACGCGTGGCTGCCCATCAGCCCGGCGCCCTTCCTCGACCGCATGCGCGGCACGCGCACCCTGCTCGTCTACGCGCGCTACGACCTCTCGTTTCCGGTCCGCCTGTCTCGACAACTGGTCGCCGGGTTTCGCCGGCGCGGGCTGGACCCGGAGGTCTTCGTCCTGCCCTGCGGGCACTACAGCACCGGGGTGGCGCCGTTCAACTGGCTGGACGGATTCGTGCTGATCCGGTTCCTCCGGCGGGCGCTCGGGCCGCTCGGCCGCGGGTCCCGCGGGGATCCTCAGATGTGCAGGTAG
- a CDS encoding amidase, giving the protein MIVSPGTTIAALGSRLRRGEVTAGALVEECLATIEERDPVLNAFITVLADDARRQARALDAELARGRDRGPLHGIPISLKDIVDAAGAPTTAASRLRADHRAAADAPVTVRLRAAGAIIVGKCNLHEFAFGTTGEESAYGPVRNPHAPAHVPGGSSSGSAVSVAAGMALASIGTDTGGSIRIPASCCGVVGLKPTHGEVSAAGVVPLAPSLDHVGPIARSVGDAALLYGAMRDGPHRPDGGGQQVEPPAAPRPRLGIPRRYFLDLLEPAVEGAFADTVERLARAGCRIDDVDIPHAADTGPVYLHTQLAEAAEQHRADLDARPDAYGRGVRLRLELGRYVLAEDYVRAQRGRRILTAEVDAALANRAALLLPTLPIIPPRLGTDRIAIGDATETTRALTLRLTQLFDVTGHPAISIPCGTAGGLPAGVQLVGRRGATARLLAAAAACEGAIRG; this is encoded by the coding sequence TCAACGCCTTCATCACCGTCCTGGCGGACGACGCGCGGCGGCAGGCGCGGGCGCTCGACGCGGAGCTGGCGCGCGGCCGCGACCGCGGTCCCCTGCACGGCATCCCGATCTCGCTGAAGGACATCGTCGATGCGGCGGGCGCGCCGACCACCGCCGCCTCCCGGCTGCGGGCCGACCACCGCGCCGCGGCGGATGCGCCGGTCACCGTGCGCCTGCGGGCGGCCGGGGCGATCATCGTCGGCAAGTGCAACCTCCACGAGTTCGCGTTCGGCACCACCGGCGAGGAGTCGGCCTACGGTCCGGTCCGCAATCCCCACGCGCCGGCGCACGTTCCGGGCGGGTCGAGCAGCGGCTCGGCGGTCTCCGTCGCCGCGGGCATGGCCCTGGCCTCGATCGGCACCGATACCGGCGGCTCGATTCGCATCCCGGCGTCGTGCTGCGGTGTCGTCGGCCTGAAGCCGACCCACGGCGAGGTCAGCGCCGCGGGGGTCGTGCCCCTGGCGCCGTCGCTCGATCACGTCGGCCCGATCGCGCGTTCCGTCGGTGACGCGGCGCTGCTGTACGGCGCCATGCGCGACGGCCCGCACCGCCCCGACGGCGGCGGGCAGCAGGTCGAACCGCCGGCCGCCCCCCGGCCGCGGCTCGGCATCCCCCGCCGTTACTTTCTCGACCTGCTGGAGCCGGCGGTGGAAGGCGCGTTCGCCGACACCGTGGAACGGCTCGCGCGGGCGGGGTGCCGGATCGACGACGTGGACATCCCGCATGCCGCCGACACCGGACCCGTCTACCTGCACACGCAGCTCGCCGAGGCGGCGGAACAGCATCGGGCCGATCTCGACGCCCGTCCGGACGCCTACGGCCGCGGGGTGCGGCTGCGGCTCGAGCTGGGCCGCTACGTGCTGGCCGAGGACTACGTGCGGGCCCAACGGGGACGGCGCATCCTGACCGCCGAGGTCGACGCGGCGCTCGCGAACCGCGCGGCGCTGCTGCTTCCCACGCTGCCGATCATCCCACCGCGTCTCGGCACGGATCGGATCGCCATCGGGGATGCGACCGAGACCACGCGCGCCCTGACGCTGCGGCTGACGCAGCTCTTCGACGTGACGGGACACCCGGCCATCTCCATCCCGTGCGGGACGGCCGGCGGCCTGCCGGCGGGCGTGCAGCTCGTCGGGCGGCGCGGGGCCACGGCGCGGCTGCTCGCCGCGGCCGCGGCCTGCGAGGGCGCCATCCGCGGCTGA
- a CDS encoding rhodanese-like domain-containing protein produces the protein MSVKQVGVKDARTLQTDEGYTYVDVRSTPEYDSGHPAGALNVPLLQLDPATRQMQPNLDFLAVVKATQAADAKLLIGCQMGGRSQRAAEILAAAGYTDVSNVLGGFGGARDRATGAVVHEGWAEAGLPVETAATPGGSYDELRAKAKS, from the coding sequence ATGAGCGTGAAACAAGTCGGCGTCAAGGACGCCCGCACCCTGCAGACCGACGAGGGCTACACCTATGTCGATGTCCGCTCGACGCCCGAATACGACAGCGGGCATCCGGCGGGCGCCCTCAACGTGCCGCTGCTGCAACTCGACCCGGCCACCCGCCAGATGCAGCCGAACCTCGACTTCCTCGCCGTCGTCAAGGCCACGCAGGCCGCGGACGCGAAGCTGTTGATCGGTTGCCAGATGGGCGGCCGCTCGCAGCGTGCGGCCGAGATCCTCGCCGCCGCCGGCTACACCGACGTCAGCAACGTGCTCGGGGGCTTCGGCGGGGCGCGCGACCGGGCCACCGGCGCCGTGGTGCACGAGGGCTGGGCGGAGGCCGGGCTGCCGGTGGAGACCGCGGCGACCCCGGGCGGCAGCTACGACGAGCTGCGGGCGAAGGCGAAGAGCTGA